A genomic stretch from Coregonus clupeaformis isolate EN_2021a chromosome 23, ASM2061545v1, whole genome shotgun sequence includes:
- the LOC121536366 gene encoding mast cell protease 1A-like, which produces MNPPSNKLLQHKPHSRPYMVSLQHRGDHVCGGMLIRKDFVLTSAHCLRDAFPLTVVLGAHNLTEEEKKSRQEIQVSHHHRHPLHRQYSQLSYDIMLLQLKTKAKLNRYVKVTRLPTKDETIPANIKCSVAGWGKTNSNNTHRSDVLMEVAVMVEDNSECKSVWQKYFDKKQMICTRTNGGKGFCQGDSGAPLICNNKAQGIVAFNYAERCDDSRYPHVYMKIPFFMPWIKEVLHGYDANLSLNKQE; this is translated from the exons ATGA ACCCTCCATCCAACAAACTGTTGCAACATAAGCCTCACTCCAGGCCCTATATGGTCTCTCTGCAGCACAGAGGAGACCATGTTTGTGGAGGAATGCTCATCCGGAAGGACTTTGTCCTGACTTCAGCACACTGCTTAAGAGA TGCGTTTCCTTTAACGGTGGTCCTTGGAGCTCACAACCTAAccgaagaagagaagaagagtcgGCAAGAGATTCAAGTGTCACATCACCATCGCCACCCCTTGCACAGACAATATAGCCAGTTAAGTTATGACATCATGCTACTCCAG TTAAAGACTAAAGCAAAACTGAACAGGTATGTGAAGGTCACTAGACTCCCAACGAAGGATGAAACAATCCCAGCAAACATCAAGTGCTCCGTAGCTGGTTGGGGCAAGACTAACTCGAACAACACTCATCGTTCGGACGTTTTGATGGAAGTGGCAGTGATGGTGGAGGATAACTCTGAATGCAAGAGCGTGTGGCAGAAATACTTtgacaaaaaacaaatgatatgcACTCGTACTAACGGAGGGAAAGGATTTTGTCAG GGAGATTCAGGGGCACCTCTTATTTGCAACAACAAGGCACAGGGTATCGTTGCTTTTAACTATGCTGAGAGATGTGATGATTCCAGATATCCTCATGTGTACATGAAAATCCCTTTCTTCATGCCCTGGATTAAAGAGGTGTTGCACGGATATGATGCCAACTTGTCTTTAAACAAGCAGGAATAA